A stretch of the Patescibacteria group bacterium genome encodes the following:
- a CDS encoding ComEC family competence protein encodes MNKIFTIFLGSFVFGVFIRSFLDFGPAFAGLFILLGAVLVLVYFFQGKKKIIIFASLLFFSTGLGIFRYDISSNSRENIFFESNIDQAISFKGIVSDEPDYREDNTRYIIEVGDGVRILVYGERYPEFNYGDEVGVKGKLKKPENFSGDFNWPLYLAKDNIFYEMFYPKMELISSGNGFILKEGLFAVKRRFLQNISRVIPSPHSALLGGLVVGSKEAMGKELLDDFRKTGVIHIVVLSGYNVTIVVLSMMRIFSFLPQVFGIALGSFGIILFALLTGASATIVRSSIMALIVVLAKTTGRIYNITIALFIAGFLMIFHNPKILVFDPSFQLSFLATVGLIYFSPFFERKFKFIPEKWNIREVAIATLATQIFVLPFLLYKIGEISIVSLPVNLLILIFVPVTMFFGFLAGFFGFLGIIISTPFAWVTYLLLEYELKVVDIFSSIPFASIKLQVPLWIMFLIYVIYAFIIFKFIFGRQVLKESDFDIIDDI; translated from the coding sequence ATGAACAAAATCTTTACGATATTTTTGGGCAGTTTTGTTTTCGGTGTATTTATACGCTCTTTTTTAGATTTCGGCCCGGCTTTTGCCGGACTTTTTATTTTACTTGGCGCAGTTTTGGTTCTCGTTTATTTTTTTCAAGGGAAGAAAAAGATTATTATTTTCGCTTCTCTTTTGTTCTTCTCAACAGGTCTTGGAATTTTCAGATATGATATCAGTTCAAACAGTAGAGAGAATATATTTTTTGAAAGTAACATTGATCAAGCAATTAGTTTTAAAGGTATTGTTTCCGATGAGCCTGACTACAGAGAAGACAATACAAGGTATATTATTGAGGTAGGTGACGGGGTGAGAATACTTGTTTATGGAGAGCGTTACCCGGAATTTAATTATGGCGATGAAGTCGGGGTCAAGGGTAAATTAAAAAAACCTGAGAATTTCTCAGGGGATTTTAATTGGCCTCTTTATCTGGCTAAGGACAATATTTTTTATGAGATGTTTTATCCGAAGATGGAACTTATTTCATCTGGAAATGGTTTTATATTGAAAGAGGGCTTGTTCGCCGTAAAGAGAAGATTTTTGCAAAATATTTCACGGGTTATCCCTTCTCCTCATTCAGCTCTCCTTGGCGGATTGGTCGTAGGTTCAAAAGAGGCTATGGGAAAAGAACTTCTGGATGATTTTCGTAAGACGGGTGTTATCCATATCGTGGTTTTATCCGGATACAATGTGACGATAGTCGTCCTTTCAATGATGAGAATATTCTCTTTTCTTCCTCAGGTTTTTGGTATCGCGCTTGGGTCGTTTGGAATAATATTATTTGCTCTTTTGACAGGCGCTTCGGCAACCATTGTGCGCTCTTCAATAATGGCGCTTATTGTTGTTTTGGCGAAAACTACAGGCAGGATTTATAATATTACAATAGCTCTTTTTATCGCCGGTTTTTTGATGATCTTTCATAACCCGAAGATTCTTGTATTTGATCCGTCTTTTCAGCTTTCTTTTCTCGCAACTGTCGGGCTTATCTATTTTTCCCCGTTTTTTGAGAGAAAGTTTAAATTTATCCCGGAGAAGTGGAATATCCGCGAGGTCGCTATTGCCACTTTAGCTACTCAAATTTTTGTCTTGCCGTTTTTGCTGTATAAGATCGGGGAAATATCTATCGTTTCTTTGCCGGTGAATCTTCTTATTCTTATCTTTGTACCGGTTACTATGTTTTTCGGGTTTTTGGCCGGGTTTTTTGGCTTTCTGGGTATAATTATTTCTACGCCATTTGCTTGGGTTACTTATCTTCTCTTGGAATACGAGCTCAAGGTGGTGGATATTTTCAGCTCTATCCCATTTGCATCAATTAAGCTTCAGGTTCCTTTGTGGATAATGTTTCTTATTTATGTTATATATGCTTTTATTATATTTAAATTTATTTTTGGCAGGCAGGTTTTAAAAGAGAGTGATTTTGATATAATTGATGATATATGA
- the recJ gene encoding single-stranded-DNA-specific exonuclease RecJ: protein MTKKWIVNKEIPKEADKKLEAYPQLARQLLFYRDIKSADEAERFFNPDYGRDMHDPFLMLGMEESVTRILKAIENKEKIVVFGDYDADGISGSVIFYDFFKKIGFENFHIHIPNRYKDGYGLTLGAIDEFIKDSINLIITVDCGITDTPEVKKAKDAGIDTIIIDHHIVQEDMPEAYAIIDAKQEGETYPFKFLSGAGAAFKTVQGLIKRGIDTGQFNIVEGWEKWLLDVTSIATIADMVSLRDENRTIVHFGLKVLRKTKRVGLVSLYKRLKLNNEYLNEDDIGFMVAPRINTASRMGHATTSFNLLITENKEEAQSIASDLEGKNGERKESVQVILDAVEGKFAGKEDNIPPIIVLGDFSWMPGVLGLAANRIMEKYQRPVFLWGKADAHEIKGSCRSDGTIDLVKFMEGVSGLFTGFGGHALAGGFSVAPEKLDSLEVEAVEAYKKVEKMENGFATFEIDSKLGLDDINWKNWNIIEKFAPFGMDNPKPVFMFENIKIGEVREFGNGGIHLELSFTKTSGDTVKAIGFFMKVDKFKDITLKDEQDIDLVATMEKSMFRGVPELRLRIVDIRKAV from the coding sequence ATGACAAAAAAGTGGATTGTAAATAAAGAGATACCAAAAGAAGCGGATAAAAAACTTGAAGCTTATCCCCAGCTGGCTCGCCAGCTTCTTTTTTATCGCGATATTAAGAGTGCCGATGAAGCGGAGAGGTTCTTCAATCCGGATTACGGGAGAGATATGCATGATCCTTTTCTTATGCTTGGCATGGAGGAGTCAGTCACGAGGATTCTTAAGGCAATAGAGAATAAAGAGAAGATTGTGGTCTTCGGCGACTATGACGCCGACGGCATCTCAGGCAGTGTGATTTTTTATGATTTTTTTAAAAAAATAGGTTTTGAGAATTTTCATATTCATATTCCAAATAGGTATAAAGACGGATACGGCCTTACCTTGGGGGCGATTGATGAATTTATAAAGGATAGTATTAATCTTATAATTACTGTTGATTGCGGTATTACAGATACGCCTGAAGTGAAGAAAGCAAAAGATGCCGGTATTGATACTATTATAATTGACCATCATATCGTGCAGGAAGACATGCCTGAGGCGTATGCGATAATTGACGCCAAGCAGGAAGGAGAGACATATCCTTTTAAATTTCTATCAGGAGCTGGAGCTGCTTTTAAAACAGTTCAAGGTCTTATTAAGAGAGGGATTGATACCGGTCAATTTAATATTGTAGAAGGCTGGGAAAAATGGCTTCTTGATGTGACGTCTATTGCCACTATTGCCGATATGGTTTCTCTTCGCGATGAAAACAGGACGATTGTTCATTTCGGATTGAAGGTTCTTCGTAAGACAAAGAGAGTCGGTCTTGTTTCTTTATACAAGAGATTGAAATTAAATAATGAATATTTAAATGAAGATGATATCGGATTTATGGTGGCGCCAAGGATAAACACGGCAAGCAGAATGGGGCATGCGACTACAAGTTTTAACTTATTGATAACAGAAAATAAAGAAGAAGCTCAAAGTATCGCTTCTGACCTTGAAGGGAAGAATGGCGAAAGAAAGGAATCGGTGCAGGTGATACTTGATGCCGTAGAAGGGAAGTTTGCCGGAAAGGAAGATAATATTCCGCCGATTATCGTCTTGGGTGATTTTAGTTGGATGCCTGGAGTGCTTGGGCTTGCCGCCAATAGGATAATGGAGAAATATCAGAGGCCAGTATTTCTCTGGGGCAAGGCTGATGCTCATGAGATAAAAGGTTCTTGCCGTTCAGATGGGACCATAGACCTTGTTAAATTTATGGAAGGAGTCAGTGGCCTATTCACAGGATTTGGCGGACATGCTTTGGCTGGCGGTTTCAGTGTGGCTCCTGAAAAACTTGATTCACTGGAAGTGGAGGCGGTGGAAGCGTATAAGAAAGTGGAGAAGATGGAAAACGGATTTGCTACGTTTGAGATAGACAGCAAGCTCGGCTTGGACGATATAAATTGGAAGAATTGGAATATTATTGAGAAATTTGCGCCGTTTGGTATGGATAATCCGAAGCCGGTCTTTATGTTTGAGAATATAAAGATAGGAGAGGTGAGAGAGTTTGGCAACGGTGGTATTCACCTTGAGCTTTCGTTTACTAAGACAAGCGGAGATACAGTGAAAGCGATAGGATTCTTCATGAAAGTGGACAAGTTTAAAGATATAACTCTTAAAGATGAGCAAGATATAGATTTAGTAGCGACAATGGAGAAATCAATGTTTCGCGGCGTGCCGGAGCTCCGCCTCAGGATTGTGGATATACGAAAAGCCGTATAA
- a CDS encoding HIT family protein, translating into MNDCIFCKIIKGEIPADKIYEDDNFLAFLDITPINLGHALLIPKNHYKDLFEIPDDTLCKIGPVIKKVAGAVKEGTKADGINIGMNNGRAAGQIVFHAHIHIMPRFSDDGYKLWHGKEYDKDTSKKTAKEIRKFI; encoded by the coding sequence ATGAATGATTGTATATTTTGTAAAATAATAAAAGGAGAAATACCGGCAGATAAAATCTATGAAGATGATAATTTCCTAGCTTTTCTTGATATCACGCCAATCAACTTAGGTCACGCCCTTTTAATCCCAAAAAATCATTACAAAGATCTTTTTGAAATTCCCGATGATACTTTATGCAAAATCGGTCCGGTTATAAAGAAGGTTGCAGGAGCAGTGAAAGAAGGAACAAAAGCTGATGGTATAAATATAGGGATGAATAACGGCAGAGCAGCAGGACAAATCGTCTTCCATGCCCACATCCACATAATGCCAAGATTTTCTGATGACGGATATAAACTCTGGCACGGCAAAGAATATGATAAAGATACAAGCAAAAAAACCGCCAAAGAAATAAGAAAATTCATCTAA
- a CDS encoding ribonuclease HI family protein produces MKQDKIVIYTDGGSRGNPGPAGVGVVIVDSQGKVLKEYSSDIGVRTNNEAEYEAIILALSKVKHLFGKEKTKNLEIEIRTDSQLIARQLKGEYKLNEEKLFPLFIKIWNLKTELGKISFVEIPREKNKEADRLANEAMDKKKTLF; encoded by the coding sequence ATGAAACAAGATAAAATTGTAATCTATACAGACGGCGGTTCAAGGGGGAATCCGGGTCCCGCTGGAGTAGGCGTGGTTATTGTTGATAGCCAGGGTAAAGTCTTAAAGGAATATTCAAGCGATATCGGCGTGCGGACAAATAATGAGGCAGAATATGAGGCGATTATTTTAGCCTTAAGTAAAGTTAAACATCTGTTTGGAAAAGAAAAAACAAAAAATCTTGAGATTGAAATAAGGACAGACAGCCAGCTTATTGCTAGACAGTTGAAGGGGGAGTATAAGCTTAATGAAGAGAAGCTTTTTCCTTTATTTATAAAGATCTGGAACTTGAAGACGGAACTGGGAAAAATTTCTTTTGTGGAAATTCCCAGAGAGAAGAATAAAGAGGCAGACAGGCTGGCAAATGAAGCGATGGATAAGAAGAAAACATTATTTTAG